One part of the Candidatus Bathyarchaeota archaeon genome encodes these proteins:
- a CDS encoding PadR family transcriptional regulator — protein sequence MTQSPQSNGIDDLISDFSRFYILTILYEGPAHGYSIISQFKRRVKKEISPSLVYPFLQQLEEKGLVSHTAEMVGEKERKIFQLTEAGRGLCTGLFRRFAELVSIAIAPSLDVCSHCGCKVYEGAYRETIGGVERAFCCVHCAAAYKQNKELM from the coding sequence ATGACTCAAAGCCCCCAATCCAACGGCATCGACGACCTCATCAGCGACTTCAGCCGCTTCTACATACTCACCATACTCTACGAAGGCCCCGCCCACGGATACAGCATCATCAGCCAATTCAAACGACGCGTCAAAAAAGAAATCAGCCCCAGCCTAGTCTACCCTTTTCTGCAGCAACTCGAAGAAAAAGGCCTCGTCAGCCACACCGCAGAGATGGTCGGCGAGAAAGAACGAAAAATCTTCCAGCTAACCGAGGCGGGACGCGGACTCTGCACCGGACTCTTCAGGCGCTTCGCAGAATTGGTTTCCATAGCCATTGCCCCCAGCCTCGACGTGTGCTCCCACTGCGGATGTAAAGTCTACGAGGGCGCCTACCGCGAAACAATCGGCGGCGTCGAGAGAGCGTTTTGCTGTGTCCACTGTGCAGCCGCATACAAACAAAACAAAGAGTTAATGTGA
- a CDS encoding cupin domain-containing protein: MAAEKAMNICHYKCLRQKTEACCTKTKTTTLTQPSVSVTEVELLEMQPGGYSPLHSHRAQHTILVLQGEGAVFGGEKTFPIQADEVVTITQNEQHQIRNIGKTALKLLLVTSQSKQ; this comes from the coding sequence ATGGCGGCTGAGAAAGCCATGAACATCTGCCATTACAAGTGTCTACGCCAAAAAACAGAAGCCTGCTGCACAAAAACCAAAACAACAACGCTAACCCAACCCTCTGTCTCTGTAACAGAAGTCGAGTTGCTTGAAATGCAACCAGGCGGCTACAGTCCACTACACAGCCACAGAGCCCAACACACAATTCTTGTCCTCCAAGGAGAAGGCGCAGTCTTCGGCGGAGAAAAAACCTTCCCTATCCAAGCAGACGAAGTGGTTACGATAACCCAAAATGAACAACATCAAATCAGAAACATAGGGAAAACAGCCCTTAAACTTCTCCTTGTAACCTCGCAGTCAAAACAATAA
- the lysS gene encoding lysine--tRNA ligase, with product MSEEIVGHGTWYDLMAKKVIEREQTLKRDMSVVRTEMGLGASGFPHIGSLGDATRSYAVTLALKDQGVNSELVAYCDDKDGLRKVPAGMSKDMEKWLGYSVSSIPDSFGCHESYGKHMSSLLLEALEKCGIEYKYYSANEVYKKGLLLNEIRTLLTNAKQVGEIVKEEVGQETYTEVLPFFAVCENCGHLYTTRAYKFDPKTDKVTYKCEGLEIRGKKIAGCGHEGEVDIKSGEGKLTWKSEFAARWRALDIRFEAYGKDIADSVRINDRICREVLKFEPPSHAKYEMFLDKGGRKISKSAGNVFTPQVWFNYGSPQSLLLLMLKRFVGTRSLDVSDIPAYMNELDYMEEVYFGRKQVGEKEKMRLRGLFEYCYLLNPPAKPSLHVPYNLLTFLVKMAPKESQSDYITEKLQSYGYLQKDQGIDAGLQQRIDYALNWTRDFDEITETEVELSEDEKKAVTALVAKLQTDLDADAIQNAIFTSAKDSGIKPGNFFKVLYQILMGAPQGPRLGPYVLAMGKQNVVAALERALKRS from the coding sequence ATGAGTGAAGAAATCGTCGGTCACGGCACATGGTACGATCTGATGGCAAAAAAAGTCATCGAGCGAGAACAAACCCTAAAGCGGGACATGAGCGTGGTCCGCACCGAAATGGGCTTGGGCGCCTCGGGTTTTCCCCACATCGGCAGCCTAGGCGACGCCACACGCAGCTACGCCGTCACGTTGGCCCTCAAAGACCAGGGCGTCAACTCGGAGCTTGTGGCTTACTGCGACGACAAAGACGGCTTACGCAAAGTCCCCGCTGGCATGTCTAAGGATATGGAGAAGTGGCTTGGCTACTCCGTTTCAAGCATCCCCGACTCGTTCGGCTGCCATGAAAGCTATGGTAAACATATGAGCAGCCTGCTTTTGGAAGCTCTCGAAAAATGCGGAATAGAATACAAGTATTACTCAGCTAACGAAGTCTACAAAAAAGGGTTGCTGCTAAACGAAATCCGGACCCTGCTCACAAACGCCAAACAAGTCGGCGAAATCGTCAAAGAGGAAGTGGGACAGGAAACCTACACTGAGGTTCTGCCGTTCTTCGCGGTCTGCGAAAACTGTGGTCACCTCTACACTACCCGCGCATACAAATTTGACCCTAAAACAGACAAAGTCACCTACAAATGCGAGGGCCTAGAAATCCGCGGAAAAAAAATTGCTGGATGCGGCCACGAAGGTGAAGTCGACATCAAAAGCGGCGAAGGCAAACTCACATGGAAAAGCGAATTTGCAGCACGCTGGCGGGCGCTGGATATCCGCTTTGAAGCCTACGGCAAAGACATCGCTGACTCCGTGCGCATAAACGACCGCATCTGCCGCGAAGTCCTCAAGTTTGAGCCGCCTAGCCACGCCAAATACGAGATGTTCCTCGATAAAGGCGGCAGAAAAATCAGCAAATCCGCCGGCAACGTTTTCACGCCGCAGGTGTGGTTTAACTATGGTTCGCCGCAGTCGCTGTTGCTTTTGATGCTTAAGCGCTTTGTGGGCACCCGCAGCCTCGACGTCTCAGACATCCCCGCCTACATGAACGAGCTTGACTACATGGAGGAAGTCTATTTTGGCAGAAAGCAGGTGGGCGAGAAAGAGAAAATGCGCCTAAGAGGCCTGTTTGAGTACTGCTATCTCCTAAATCCCCCCGCCAAGCCCAGCCTACATGTCCCCTACAACCTGCTAACTTTCCTTGTCAAGATGGCACCCAAAGAATCCCAAAGCGATTACATCACCGAGAAGCTTCAAAGCTACGGCTACCTCCAGAAGGATCAGGGCATAGACGCGGGGCTGCAGCAGCGCATAGACTACGCCCTGAATTGGACACGGGACTTCGACGAAATCACCGAAACCGAAGTGGAACTCTCCGAAGACGAAAAGAAAGCGGTAACCGCGCTGGTTGCCAAACTGCAAACCGACCTCGACGCAGACGCCATCCAGAACGCCATATTCACCTCAGCCAAGGACAGCGGCATAAAACCCGGCAACTTCTTTAAGGTGCTCTATCAGATCCTGATGGGTGCGCCTCAGGGGCCACGGCTTGGACCATATGTGCTTGCCATGGGCAAACAGAACGTGGTTGCGGCGTTGGAGCGGGCGCTAAAACGCAGTTAG
- a CDS encoding NAD(P)/FAD-dependent oxidoreductase: MKYDVIIVGAGPAGIFSALELTQNTNLNVLVIDRGNDIDKRKCPSSRGFECVHCEPCNVLNGWGGAGAYSDGKLTLSTEVGGWLNQYVSTKELDKLVKYCDEIYIRFGASKEVFGTPNEAVDEIERKASLAGLKLIKQEVRHMGTDRCLDVLKEMRNFLDDRITFLPKTEVKGLIAENHTILGVETVGGEKIMGKYVIIAPGRSGAEWLQTEAQVRGLKTVNNPVDIGVRVELLASVMENLTKILYEPKLVYFSRSFDDQVRTFCVSPHGEVTTESYDGVLTVNGGSHAETKTHNTNFAILVSTQFTEPFKEPIAYGKYIARLSNLLSGGVMVQRLGDLNHGRRSTPERISHSVLTPSLKNATPGDLSFVLPYRYLTDIREMLEALDKIAPGVASPETLLYGVEVKFYSSHLQLSNCLETKIENMFTIGDGAGVTRGLIQASASGVIVAREILKRENLLKE; encoded by the coding sequence TTGAAATATGACGTCATCATCGTGGGCGCAGGCCCCGCAGGCATCTTCTCAGCGTTAGAATTAACCCAAAACACCAACCTAAACGTCCTAGTTATCGATCGGGGCAACGACATCGACAAACGCAAATGCCCCAGTAGCCGAGGCTTTGAATGCGTCCACTGCGAGCCATGCAACGTCCTTAACGGTTGGGGCGGAGCAGGCGCCTACAGCGACGGCAAACTTACCTTATCCACCGAAGTCGGCGGCTGGCTAAACCAGTATGTCTCCACCAAAGAGCTAGACAAGCTAGTTAAGTACTGCGATGAAATCTACATCCGATTCGGAGCCAGCAAAGAAGTATTCGGCACCCCAAACGAGGCAGTGGACGAAATCGAACGCAAAGCCAGCCTCGCCGGTCTTAAACTGATTAAACAGGAAGTCCGCCACATGGGCACTGACCGATGCCTAGACGTCTTAAAAGAGATGCGTAACTTCCTCGACGACCGAATCACCTTTCTACCCAAAACCGAAGTTAAGGGACTCATCGCCGAAAACCACACCATATTGGGCGTGGAAACCGTCGGCGGCGAGAAAATCATGGGCAAATACGTTATCATCGCGCCGGGCAGAAGCGGCGCCGAGTGGCTGCAGACGGAAGCTCAGGTCCGCGGACTCAAAACCGTCAACAACCCCGTTGACATCGGCGTACGCGTAGAGCTGCTCGCGTCAGTTATGGAGAATCTCACCAAAATCCTCTATGAACCCAAACTCGTCTATTTCTCACGCAGCTTCGATGACCAGGTCCGCACCTTCTGTGTGTCACCGCATGGCGAAGTCACCACCGAATCCTACGATGGCGTCTTAACCGTCAACGGCGGCAGCCACGCGGAAACCAAAACCCACAACACCAACTTCGCTATCCTGGTAAGCACACAGTTCACTGAGCCCTTCAAAGAACCCATCGCCTATGGCAAATACATCGCTCGGCTCAGCAACCTCTTAAGCGGCGGCGTCATGGTGCAGCGCCTCGGCGACCTCAACCATGGCAGACGCAGCACCCCCGAACGCATAAGCCACAGCGTGCTGACTCCCAGCCTCAAAAACGCCACCCCAGGCGACCTCAGCTTCGTGTTGCCCTACCGCTACCTCACCGACATCCGCGAGATGCTTGAGGCCCTTGACAAAATCGCCCCAGGCGTTGCTTCCCCCGAAACCCTGCTCTACGGCGTCGAAGTCAAATTCTACAGCAGTCACCTTCAGCTTAGCAACTGCTTGGAAACCAAAATCGAGAACATGTTCACCATCGGCGACGGCGCAGGCGTCACCCGCGGACTCATCCAGGCCAGCGCCTCAGGCGTCATCGTGGCGCGTGAAATTCTTAAGCGAGAAAACTTGTTGAAGGAATAA
- a CDS encoding SPFH domain-containing protein, with amino-acid sequence MPQVIEWTNVGAEDILWRYPTEDITWGAQLIVHEYEMAVFFRDGKAYDVFGAGRHTLTTLNLPLITGLLTRLAGFGGNKPFKATVLFISTKIFAGKWGTRAQTTELAPLQVYGQFWFKVGDASLFVNEVVGGQHAFTTEGVNSFLRGFLNEKIIDELSHYDLVSVFTRLDETSVIVKNTLIDYFKRVGIELTDMRFEGIDTTPEYRERLFWLKTGNTAAGDVLRMETVKSAAASLGQGGGGAGALGAGMVLIPQVMNQMGTPQAAPVAALVICPKCSEKVPATSKFCPNCGTNLTPPSQQAMTCPKCGKSIPANSKFCPECGQKIE; translated from the coding sequence ATGCCGCAGGTAATTGAATGGACAAACGTCGGCGCCGAAGACATCCTCTGGCGTTACCCCACCGAAGACATCACATGGGGCGCTCAGCTAATCGTACATGAATATGAGATGGCGGTGTTCTTCCGCGACGGCAAAGCCTATGACGTCTTTGGAGCGGGACGCCACACCTTAACCACCCTGAATCTGCCCCTAATCACTGGGTTACTGACGAGGCTAGCGGGTTTCGGTGGCAACAAACCCTTCAAAGCCACCGTGCTCTTCATCAGCACCAAAATCTTCGCAGGCAAATGGGGCACCCGCGCGCAGACCACCGAGCTTGCTCCTCTGCAGGTCTATGGGCAATTCTGGTTTAAAGTCGGCGACGCCTCGCTCTTCGTCAACGAAGTGGTAGGCGGCCAACATGCCTTCACCACCGAGGGCGTCAACAGCTTCCTACGGGGCTTCCTTAACGAGAAAATCATCGATGAACTCAGCCACTACGACCTTGTCTCAGTCTTCACACGCCTCGACGAAACCAGCGTCATCGTCAAAAACACGCTCATCGACTACTTCAAACGCGTCGGCATAGAACTCACCGACATGCGCTTCGAGGGCATAGACACCACACCCGAGTACCGTGAACGCCTCTTCTGGCTAAAAACAGGCAACACCGCCGCCGGCGACGTGCTACGCATGGAAACCGTGAAGAGTGCAGCGGCAAGCCTTGGGCAGGGCGGAGGCGGAGCAGGCGCATTGGGCGCAGGCATGGTGCTTATACCGCAGGTCATGAACCAGATGGGCACGCCCCAGGCGGCACCGGTGGCGGCGCTGGTTATCTGTCCTAAATGCAGCGAAAAAGTGCCCGCTACCAGCAAGTTCTGCCCCAACTGCGGAACCAACCTCACACCACCCAGCCAACAAGCCATGACGTGTCCCAAATGCGGCAAATCCATCCCCGCCAACAGCAAATTCTGCCCTGAATGCGGACAAAAAATCGAGTAG
- a CDS encoding DUF655 domain-containing protein gives MEKRYEENAYVLDFLSHGKPGVRPTGRAGYRAGALIQCVGEEFFTVLEALVKEGLMLKPGDRVHVGKDSREEVTYIIGRIGYEELTAAARAELPSVISKIVANREKWFVNFFNTARAITPRMHALELVPGIGKKYMWQVINERQRKPFESFDDLQKRTELPNPVKLITKRVMEELEGDSKYRLFTRAQ, from the coding sequence ATGGAAAAAAGGTATGAAGAGAACGCTTACGTACTGGACTTTCTATCCCACGGCAAACCCGGAGTCCGCCCCACTGGACGCGCAGGCTACCGTGCAGGCGCCCTTATCCAATGCGTCGGCGAAGAATTTTTCACGGTCCTTGAGGCGCTGGTGAAGGAGGGGCTGATGTTAAAGCCCGGCGACCGCGTTCACGTTGGCAAAGACAGCCGCGAAGAAGTCACCTACATCATCGGCCGCATAGGCTACGAAGAGTTAACCGCCGCTGCAAGAGCTGAGCTTCCAAGCGTCATCAGCAAAATCGTTGCTAACCGCGAGAAGTGGTTTGTTAACTTCTTTAACACTGCCCGAGCCATAACACCCCGTATGCATGCCCTTGAGCTTGTGCCCGGCATCGGCAAAAAATACATGTGGCAAGTCATCAACGAGCGGCAGCGCAAGCCCTTTGAAAGTTTTGATGACCTCCAAAAACGCACTGAGTTGCCTAACCCCGTGAAGTTGATTACTAAGCGGGTTATGGAGGAGCTTGAGGGCGACAGCAAATATCGCCTCTTCACGCGGGCACAGTAA
- a CDS encoding fibronectin type III domain-containing protein, which produces MMPNKSYILVILGLMLLLIYSASYVQGAYSPTLSSPAQTETTVTLQWTKSDDWIFSKYETFYSTSVNGPWKSFWSTDSKDQTSTFIGGLIPNTDYYFKVEDSGSLVGTTPSNTLQVRTKANPALEITSNTLTTASLRWIVYNTYSSSVPFKSYTIQMRTQGSSWSILTTSTDATQNTYTVTGLCPGTYEFQIIDKVGNNGQYSANSNVATLVIPEPTPEPTSAPLISEQWMVSPVIIGAIIFIIALVLIVVAALLITRRRK; this is translated from the coding sequence ATGATGCCAAACAAAAGTTATATCTTAGTAATTCTTGGCTTGATGCTTTTGCTTATTTATTCTGCTAGTTATGTTCAAGGAGCGTATTCTCCGACACTATCTTCACCTGCTCAAACCGAAACTACAGTCACCTTACAGTGGACAAAATCAGATGATTGGATTTTTAGTAAATATGAAACCTTTTATTCTACATCAGTAAATGGACCGTGGAAAAGTTTTTGGAGTACCGATAGCAAAGACCAAACGTCTACCTTTATTGGTGGATTAATTCCTAACACCGATTACTATTTTAAAGTTGAAGACTCTGGTTCTCTAGTTGGAACAACCCCGTCCAATACCTTGCAAGTAAGGACTAAAGCTAATCCTGCCCTTGAAATAACCTCTAACACGTTAACTACAGCAAGCTTAAGGTGGATTGTTTACAATACATATTCTTCTTCGGTACCCTTCAAAAGCTATACAATACAAATGAGAACACAAGGAAGCTCATGGTCAATACTCACCACATCAACCGATGCTACACAGAATACCTATACAGTAACTGGTCTATGTCCAGGCACCTATGAATTTCAAATTATAGACAAGGTAGGAAACAACGGACAGTATTCCGCTAACTCAAATGTTGCGACGTTAGTAATCCCGGAACCAACACCGGAACCCACAAGTGCGCCTTTAATAAGTGAACAATGGATGGTATCCCCAGTGATAATAGGGGCGATAATATTCATTATTGCCTTGGTCTTGATTGTTGTTGCTGCCCTATTAATTACTCGAAGAAGGAAGTAA
- a CDS encoding RNA polymerase Rpb4 produces MSKREVSENRLTLPEVKKVLESIGEENLDQFQRRTLDYVSKFSKVEPQKAEELLQTLIKEYELDEAEAVQIINCMPETVDELRVFLAGGRKIIETQKLNQIVELLNENRLLK; encoded by the coding sequence ATGAGCAAGAGAGAAGTAAGCGAAAATCGGCTAACTCTGCCAGAAGTCAAAAAGGTACTGGAAAGCATCGGCGAGGAAAACCTTGACCAGTTCCAGCGCCGCACCCTTGACTACGTGAGCAAATTCAGCAAAGTTGAGCCTCAGAAAGCTGAAGAACTCTTGCAGACGCTCATCAAAGAATACGAGCTAGACGAAGCGGAAGCTGTCCAAATCATCAACTGCATGCCTGAAACCGTAGATGAACTTCGTGTCTTCTTAGCAGGCGGACGCAAAATCATCGAAACCCAAAAACTGAATCAAATCGTAGAACTTTTAAATGAAAACCGCCTCCTCAAATAG
- a CDS encoding class I SAM-dependent methyltransferase — protein MSSQLKRVHFGPCRFDVDEEVYEPAEDSFLFAENLHVNAGAEVLDVGTGSGILAVTAAKQGAHVTAVDVNPYAIHRAKANAELNLVDAAVSFIRSDLFSALSLAAKFDWVLFNAPYLPSLEDEEESWLARSWAGGADGRLVVDRFISLVPAYLNVDGRVLLMQSTLTGLEATLRGFADQNLRAHVVSSLPLPFFETLTLIEAQR, from the coding sequence ATGTCCTCCCAACTTAAACGAGTCCACTTTGGCCCATGCCGCTTCGACGTCGATGAGGAAGTGTATGAGCCAGCCGAGGATTCTTTTCTGTTCGCTGAAAACCTGCATGTCAATGCGGGCGCGGAGGTTTTGGATGTGGGCACGGGCAGCGGTATCTTAGCCGTAACGGCGGCAAAGCAGGGCGCCCACGTTACCGCAGTCGACGTGAACCCCTATGCCATACATCGCGCCAAAGCCAACGCAGAGCTAAACCTCGTCGATGCAGCAGTCAGCTTTATCCGCAGCGACCTCTTCTCGGCGCTATCCTTGGCCGCCAAGTTTGATTGGGTCCTGTTTAATGCGCCGTATTTGCCCTCTTTGGAGGATGAGGAGGAGTCGTGGCTTGCGCGGTCTTGGGCAGGCGGCGCGGATGGGCGGCTGGTGGTGGACCGCTTTATTTCGCTGGTGCCGGCTTACCTCAACGTGGACGGTCGTGTTTTGCTGATGCAGTCCACGCTTACTGGCTTGGAGGCGACGCTGCGGGGTTTCGCTGACCAGAACCTGAGGGCGCATGTTGTCTCTTCGTTGCCGTTGCCCTTTTTTGAGACCCTGACGCTTATTGAGGCTCAACGGTGA
- the rsmA gene encoding 16S rRNA (adenine(1518)-N(6)/adenine(1519)-N(6))-dimethyltransferase RsmA: MSQEQIEQLLLTHHINPNRLLGQNFMIEPSLYPQLADYADLQPSDVVLDAGAGFGFLTRFLLERCRGVVAVEKDPQLAAFLREHLRGKANVSLVEGDVLKAPVPAFNKAVSIPPYYLSSHLVMWLLERHVDCAVMIVQREFAMRLVASVGSEEYGWLTVVAAQQAESEVLDLVPKTLFYPQPEVDSVILRLKPHSTPAFTVKNPAEFKQLVKWLFTQRNKKLAKALAPYLKSSRKISKADAESLAQRLPHHERRVRELSPKDFGAIADVLPT; the protein is encoded by the coding sequence ATGAGTCAAGAGCAAATCGAGCAGCTGCTTTTAACCCACCACATCAACCCTAACAGGCTGCTGGGACAAAACTTCATGATAGAGCCCAGCTTGTACCCCCAACTCGCCGACTACGCAGATCTTCAACCGTCAGATGTGGTTTTGGATGCAGGCGCCGGCTTTGGGTTTTTAACGCGGTTTCTGCTGGAGCGTTGCCGAGGAGTCGTCGCCGTCGAGAAGGACCCGCAGCTAGCCGCTTTCCTACGTGAACACCTAAGGGGCAAAGCTAACGTTTCATTGGTGGAGGGCGACGTGCTTAAAGCGCCTGTGCCTGCCTTCAACAAAGCCGTCTCTATTCCGCCCTACTATTTGTCCTCTCATCTGGTGATGTGGCTGCTTGAGCGCCATGTGGACTGTGCAGTTATGATTGTGCAGAGGGAATTTGCCATGCGCCTCGTCGCGTCGGTAGGCAGCGAGGAGTACGGCTGGTTAACGGTGGTTGCGGCGCAGCAGGCGGAATCAGAGGTGCTGGATTTGGTGCCAAAAACCCTTTTTTACCCTCAGCCCGAGGTTGATTCGGTGATATTGCGGCTAAAACCCCACAGCACCCCTGCGTTCACGGTGAAGAACCCCGCGGAGTTTAAGCAGCTGGTTAAGTGGCTTTTTACGCAGCGCAACAAGAAACTGGCTAAAGCCCTTGCGCCCTACCTGAAAAGCAGCCGAAAAATCTCTAAAGCAGACGCAGAAAGCCTTGCCCAGCGCCTGCCCCACCATGAGCGGCGGGTAAGGGAGCTTTCCCCTAAAGACTTCGGAGCAATCGCAGATGTCCTCCCAACTTAA
- a CDS encoding 50S ribosomal protein L21e — translation MKGSKGYYTGTRSLLRKPTREKGKPKISKLLHVYEAGNQVIIKMDSSTQKSMPHKRFHGKIGFIVEKRGRGYVVSVPQGEAIKTIIVRSEHLEPYTGT, via the coding sequence ATGAAAGGTTCAAAAGGCTACTACACTGGCACCCGCAGTCTTCTGCGCAAACCCACTCGTGAAAAAGGCAAACCTAAAATCAGCAAGCTCCTTCACGTATACGAAGCCGGTAACCAGGTTATCATAAAGATGGATTCCAGCACACAGAAAAGTATGCCTCATAAGCGCTTCCACGGCAAAATAGGCTTTATCGTTGAGAAGCGGGGCAGAGGCTACGTGGTCAGCGTCCCACAGGGCGAAGCCATAAAAACCATAATTGTGCGTTCGGAGCATCTTGAGCCCTATACAGGTACGTGA
- a CDS encoding class I SAM-dependent methyltransferase, which produces MSTSIRDDTFMAQFKCPHGIQGREVAALMNREHDALTEWGLGHVRVGAGFSVLDVGCGGGNTLSKLAQLACRGWAVGLDCSRDMVEYSRQNNQAHTVDGRMGFLRGSVEKLGFSSGTFDLVTAVETYYFWGNLTDAFGELYRVLKGGGCLLLVNEMIKDGRYEVEHAQTIKRAHVHLESPSDLTAQLQQAGFSEVEIFLKAQTPWNTLVAHKE; this is translated from the coding sequence ATGTCAACCAGCATCAGAGACGACACTTTCATGGCCCAGTTCAAATGTCCCCATGGCATCCAGGGACGCGAAGTTGCAGCGTTAATGAACCGCGAACACGACGCCCTGACAGAGTGGGGTTTAGGCCACGTTAGGGTGGGGGCTGGCTTTTCGGTTTTGGATGTGGGCTGCGGAGGCGGCAACACCCTAAGTAAACTGGCGCAGCTCGCCTGCAGAGGCTGGGCGGTGGGGCTGGATTGCTCAAGAGACATGGTGGAATATTCCAGGCAAAATAACCAAGCGCACACAGTGGATGGTAGGATGGGGTTTTTGCGGGGTTCGGTGGAGAAGCTGGGTTTTTCAAGCGGCACCTTTGACCTTGTGACGGCTGTGGAAACATATTATTTCTGGGGCAACCTGACGGATGCCTTTGGGGAGCTGTACCGCGTGCTTAAGGGGGGCGGCTGCCTGCTTTTGGTGAATGAGATGATAAAGGACGGCAGATACGAAGTCGAGCATGCCCAAACCATCAAGAGAGCGCATGTGCATCTTGAATCGCCAAGCGACCTGACGGCGCAGCTGCAACAGGCTGGGTTCAGTGAGGTTGAAATCTTCTTGAAGGCGCAGACGCCCTGGAACACGCTTGTAGCCCATAAGGAATAA
- a CDS encoding ATP-binding protein, producing MSENRKVKPKKHIDEVDDREAASINSSPPCASALTKQRLEEILENVLSAIVVFESDNGKIVYANHQAVEIYGGNPCGITLVQLAEKLDIRFQNGKRCPAEELFAYRALMGQPSQGTLVTIARPDGRYFIVNVIVRPLFGEAGAVEYALVILLDVTDAVKAERALKESEKRLRMAQKIAQLGSWEYNIKEDRAVWSEELFRIFGLPIREFGPNFVEYFTYIHPDDRQKLKARLLKGSLLEPISFDYRIIRQDGAVRYIHTDQAVREYAQDGSPLRVMGIEQDITERKQIEDKLQQYAKNLEHLVDERTQQLKDAERLAAIGQTAGMIGHDIRNPLQAIVGELYLMSQTVDESAGGPCKQELQEGLGAIQEQIEYMNKIIADLQDFTRPLKPELSEVDLCKMLPHLVLTVKIPGNIEAFAKCDLELPKLRLDPTLLKRILVNLVTNAVQAMPNGGKLTLRATRQDGGVAITVQDTGVGIPDEVKPRIFQPLMTTKSKGQGFGLAVVKRLVEAQGGTISFESQAGVGTQFKIIFPKQLD from the coding sequence TTGTCAGAAAACCGGAAGGTAAAACCAAAGAAACACATCGATGAGGTTGACGATAGAGAAGCCGCCTCCATTAACTCTTCTCCACCCTGCGCTAGCGCCCTAACCAAGCAGAGGCTTGAAGAAATCCTCGAGAACGTCTTATCCGCCATCGTGGTCTTCGAAAGCGATAACGGAAAAATAGTTTACGCCAACCACCAAGCCGTCGAGATTTATGGAGGCAACCCCTGCGGCATCACTCTTGTGCAGCTTGCAGAGAAACTCGACATCCGCTTTCAGAATGGTAAACGTTGCCCTGCCGAGGAACTCTTTGCCTACCGCGCACTAATGGGGCAGCCATCTCAGGGGACCCTTGTCACCATAGCTCGGCCAGACGGGCGCTATTTCATCGTTAACGTAATCGTAAGACCGCTTTTTGGTGAGGCTGGCGCAGTAGAGTATGCCCTGGTTATACTGTTGGATGTCACTGACGCCGTTAAAGCTGAGAGGGCGCTTAAGGAAAGCGAGAAACGCCTCAGGATGGCCCAGAAAATCGCACAGTTAGGCAGCTGGGAATACAACATCAAAGAGGACCGGGCGGTCTGGTCTGAGGAGCTCTTTAGGATTTTTGGGCTCCCCATTAGAGAGTTTGGCCCTAACTTTGTGGAATACTTCACATACATTCACCCCGATGATCGCCAGAAGCTTAAGGCAAGATTGCTTAAAGGCAGCTTACTGGAACCAATCAGTTTTGACTACCGCATTATACGGCAAGATGGCGCCGTGCGGTATATCCATACAGATCAGGCGGTACGCGAATACGCTCAAGACGGAAGCCCCTTAAGAGTCATGGGTATCGAACAGGATATAACCGAGCGCAAACAGATCGAGGATAAGCTTCAGCAGTACGCTAAAAACCTCGAGCACCTTGTGGATGAACGCACGCAGCAGCTTAAGGATGCGGAGCGGTTGGCGGCGATTGGGCAGACCGCAGGCATGATTGGGCATGATATCCGAAATCCATTGCAAGCCATCGTGGGGGAGCTGTATTTGATGTCGCAGACCGTGGATGAATCTGCGGGCGGCCCATGCAAACAGGAGTTGCAGGAGGGCCTAGGCGCCATCCAAGAGCAAATCGAGTACATGAACAAAATCATCGCTGACCTGCAGGATTTCACTCGTCCCCTCAAGCCGGAGCTATCTGAAGTTGACCTCTGCAAGATGCTGCCTCACCTGGTGCTCACGGTAAAAATCCCCGGCAACATTGAAGCATTCGCCAAATGTGACCTTGAGCTGCCTAAACTTAGGCTGGATCCCACGCTGCTAAAACGCATACTTGTTAACTTGGTGACTAACGCTGTGCAGGCTATGCCTAACGGAGGCAAATTAACCCTGAGAGCCACCCGCCAAGACGGGGGCGTCGCCATCACCGTGCAGGACACAGGCGTAGGGATCCCCGATGAGGTTAAGCCACGGATTTTTCAGCCGCTTATGACGACGAAGTCGAAGGGACAGGGGTTTGGGTTGGCGGTGGTTAAGCGGCTGGTGGAGGCGCAGGGAGGCACCATAAGCTTTGAGAGCCAAGCCGGCGTAGGCACCCAATTCAAAATAATCTTCCCAAAGCAACTGGATTAA